In Syngnathus acus chromosome 5, fSynAcu1.2, whole genome shotgun sequence, a genomic segment contains:
- the LOC119123050 gene encoding delta-type opioid receptor, translated as MLLWNSAAVEDLHGNSSDNGVGNVERVLVPIFDAVILVLGVGGHTTVMVILCRRNRGRTARSGTGTDILLLALSFADLLLLSTLPFHTAAIALQRWPFGEFLCRLAGFLGSACTSASAFTLSNLAVLRYMTVVHPTRTYRFLSPRHVAMTAALLWVPACALAAPQLVFRFVGSSPDNPDALACFAFLNHQDQLIYGLVHFLMAFLLPLVTIAIAYGNIYLFLWRTRNAVQAPQVERYQSKVTQTSAILVLAFTLCWLPSYGLTLALLSDKSSGATGSSPRYGPFSVFARLMAIASTVLNPILYVLISQKFRQDLLRLFKRERKRANGGGVV; from the coding sequence ATGCTGCTGTGGAACTCTGCTGCAGTCGAGGATCTGCACGGGAACAGCAGTGACAATGGGGTCGGAAATGTGGAACGGGTCCTCGTCCCTATTTTTGATGCCGTGATCTTGGTTTTGGGTGTCGGTGGGCACACAACGGTGATGGTGATCCTATGCAGGAGGAACAGGGGGAGGACGGCTCGGTCAGGAACAGGTACGGACATCCTCCTGCTGGCCCTGAGTTTTGCGGATCTTCTTCTGCTCTCCACGCTTCCCTTCCACACGGCCGCCATCGCCTTGCAGCGATGGCCTTTCGGGGAATTCCTGTGTCGTCTGGCGGGATTTTTGGGATCGGCCTGCACCTCGGCCAGCGCTTTTACGTTGTCCAACCTGGCGGTGTTGCGCTACATGACGGTGGTGCACCCCACCAGAACTTACCGCTTCCTATCTCCACGCCACGTCGCCATGACGGCCGCACTTCTTTGGGTCCCGGCTTGCGCTCTGGCGGCACCCCAGCTGGTGTTTCGTTTTGTAGGAAGCTCTCCAGATAACCCGGACGCCCTTGCTTGCTTTGCTTTCCTCAACCACCAGGATCAGCTCATTTATGGATTGGTCCACTTTTTGATGGCCTTCTTGCTCCCCCTGGTCACCATCGCCATCGCTTACGGTAATATCTACCTGTTCCTGTGGAGGACTCGGAACGCCGTTCAGGCTCCTCAAGTCGAACGTTACCAGAGCAAGGTCACCCAAACGTCAGCAATACTGGTGCTGGCGTTTACTCTGTGCTGGCTGCCTTCTTATGGCTTAACACTGGCCTTGCTATCTGACAAAAGCTCAGGGGCCACCGGCTCGTCGCCACGTTACGGCCCGTTCAGCGTGTTCGCACGACTCATGGCCATCGCGTCGACGGTGTTGAACCCCATCCTCTATGTGCTCATCTCCCAAAAGTTTCGACAGGATCTGCTGAGGCTGTTTAAGAGGGAAAGGAAGCGAGCCAATGGGGGTGGGGTCGTCTGA